The DNA window ATTTTTGCCCACAAAATCTTTAAGACAATTCGCATAATTTAGTACTATCTTAAACATTTTTACCATCCTCCCACTTCCGACGATACTTTTACATCACTCTCACCTGCCCTTCGGGCTTCCTCTCCCCTCGAGGGAGAGGATTGAGGTGAGGGGGCATTTTGTAACCGACTATTGCTTTAATTTGTTTTACTTTTTTTCAACTGTATAAGTGCCGCTAAGCGAATACCTACTCTTGAGTTGTCGGCAACACTTTTTGAATTATAAGAGAAAAATACTTGTATGGCGTAATGGTCGCTTGCGTATGCGGGCATTTTAGCAATTACTTTTATTTTTTTCTCTTTTTTCGGCCCAAGCGAAAACTTTAAAGGCGACACTTTTATCCACTCTGGAGCAGGTTTTCTAAGCATTGGGTTTGAGCCATCACTCCAATCTTCGGCACTAATTGCAACATCTACTTTTTCCGTAGAATCATTTTTTACCATAATGACATGCTTTATTTTCTGATTATTATTAAAATAAATTTGTTCAAAATTTGGCTTAAGTGTTAAACAAAAAGCGCTAAGCGCAAAAAACATTGTGACAATCAGTAATAAGAATATTTTTATATGTTTCATTTAACCCCAAAAAGCTGGATTTCCCCTTACCCGCCTTTGGCGAGGTCTAGCCTGGGGCTGACAATCCGAGGGAATGACAGAACTTTCTTTTTAGTTGTCATTGCGAATCCATCTTGGGTGAAGCAATCTCGTCTTAACTGATAGATTGCTTCGTCGCTATGCTCCTCGCAATGACAAGCTTTGTGAGACGGAAATGACACGGGCCGTGTTATTTTCAACACATTGATTGTTCTTTTGTAGTTTTAGCAATTGCCGCATATTATATAAAAAACGCCGCTATTTGTTAGCGGCGTTTAAAACATTACCAAAAAACATAAAATTATTGTTCCTATTTTTCCAAAACAAACTCAACACGGCGGTTTTTTGCCTTGCCCTCTACTGTTGTGTTATCGGCAATTGGAGTTGAACCACCCATACCAATGCTACTTAAGCGGTCTTCTGAGATGCCCATACTTACCATTTGTTCAAGCACGGACTGAGCGCGCAGTTCTGAAAGGTCAAGGTTTGCTTTTACACCGCCAGAACTGTCGGTATGGCCCATAATTGTTACATTATAATCAGTATAATTATTCATAAGTTTCACAACTCTTGATATTTTTTGTTTTTCACTTGGCAATACTTGAGATTTACCACTTTCAAAATTTATGTTTTCTGTAATTATAATTTTTTCGCCTTCCGCTTTAACATTCATTCCCTGCTTTTGCGCCTCTGCAAAAATAACTAATGGTTCCTGTGCCTTAGGTTCTGGAACTACAACTGGAGTCAACTTTACTTGTGACACCGGCACTGGCGCTACCGACTGTATTTGTGGCATTGTCTCTGGCATCACCTGCTTTATTTTTGACTCAGGTTTTGGCTCAACCTTTGAAGCTATTTCTTCCTCTTCAACTACCACTTTTGGTTGTTGGTGTTTTACTTCTTGCACATATTTTTTTTCTTCGGCAACATAATTCGGATCTAAAAACCTTAAGGTAAGAGAAATTCTATGAGTACCCATACTTTCTTTAATAAGAAGGGGCATTATAAAGCCATAATCAAGCTGTAAGTCCAAATTATTTAAAGTAGGGTTTATACCAAAACCAATAGCCACTTCCGTGGTATTAGCGCCTGCTCTTAAAGCAAGCAGGTGTTCAATAAACCAAAACTCGCCGCCAAGATGCACATTATATTTATCTGATGCACTGCCCCAATCTTGCATTCTATACGAAAAATCAAGCGCGGCAAGTATGTCTTCTGTGAAATTATATGCACCGCCTAAACGCAGTTCGGCAGGTACAATATCTTTGCTCTTAAGGCCCAAATCCGGCTGAGTAATATTTTTAAGCGATAATCCAAGCGCCAAATTTTCATTAAGAATTTCTGGCCGATAAAGCGTACCAAGGTCTAGTGTTAATGCACCTTTTGAGTTACCACTTGCAAAAACAGGGTCGTTTATAGTGCGATTGTCCAATGTATATTTGTGGCTTAAATACTTTAAATTTACACCACCGGAAAAACCAGCCCCTATCACTCTTGAGTAATTAAAAGCAAAAGAACTTTCATCATATAAATCCGCACTAACAAAGTTTGTCCAGCTAAAACCAATTGTATTGTCTTTATTTTTAAGAGGCATGCCAAAAGCAAAGTAACTAAGCCCCATATTTACTTCATCTAAACCAGTATAAAGCTTACCGTACATAAATGTAAGCTCAGGGTCTTGCAAACCGGCAAGCAAAGAGGGGTTATAAAGCATACCGTCGACATCTTCATCAATGGCAGTGAAAGCGCCGCCAAGCCCCATTGGCCTTGCACCCCAGCCACTTTCTTGAAAAGCCGCAAACGATGTAGCAGCTATAAGCGTGAGAATCAAGAGCGCTGCGCAAGCGGAGCAAAAATGCTTAAAGTTTGTTTTTTCTATTTTCATAAAGTTACCTTAGAAACTCATTACTATTTGACATATTTTGTCATTCCCGCCCCCGATTAAGACACTCGAGGGTAAACTCCAGCGGGAATCTAGTTTTTATTGATACGCCATTTGTGGATTCCCTCTAATCCCGCCAAGGCGGGAAGGGAATGACAAGCACTGCTTTTTTTAGTTGTCATTGCGAATTCATCTTGGGTAAAGCAATCTCGTCTTAACTACCAGATTGCCGCGCTTCGCTCGCAATGACACCAGGATTGCCACGGGCTAAAACCCTCGCAATGACACCGAAACCTTACTTTGCTATTATTACAGTCCCGCTAATAAGTTTCTTTTTGCCGTCAACATCCGCATTAAATTGGTAAATATAAGCACCGCTTTCAACTACACTGCCACCTTCATCTTTACCATCCCATCTTGGCATATCGGGTGAGTTAATTGTTCTTATGTTCCTGCCATTTATATCATAAATTTTAATTGAGAAGTCAACACCACTTAAACCGTCAAAACCAGCATAATCATTTATACCATCAACAGTTGCGGGGGTAATTATTTTTTCTTTTGGCCTGTAATCTGCGGCAGTCATTGCACCTTGGGCAAAGAGAGCATACTTACTGAAGTGGTCTATGTAGACACTTAAAGTATGGTTTTGTTTGTCAAGTACCCCACCGACAAGTCGCCATTCAAAACCATCATACCAACAAACCTTAAGGTCTTCCGGCTTCATATCGGTTTCTGTACCGTCAGGGAACTCAACTTTATCGTCATTGTCAACATCAAGATAAAGTATTGTAAGTTTAACCGGCTTTGCAAAATGCAACCCTTCGGGAGAAAATTCAAAAGCCATAAACGGTCTGTCTTTATCTATGTTGCCAAAAGCTCTCTGAGGCACTGAGTTGACATCTAACTGCGTAATTGTAATGTCCACTGGAGCCGAAAGCGCGCCAACTGGTATATCTAACCCGGTGTTGCCATCGTCGGGGTTGCCATCCGGCACAACAAGCTGACCGTCAAGTGTTGCCAAGAATGGAATATCGTTTGTAAATGTAATTTCTTGAGGATTTGATATTGTTTTACTGTTCCAATCACTTGTATTTACACCATCTGTCGCCGTTATATAGTAATAAATTTTTGATACGTTTAGTAAATCTGCCTGGCTAAGCGTGTACACAAAATTTTTGCTATAACTTGTGCCGCCTGAGACGACACTCATATTTACATTAACCCAAGCACCGGAGTCAATTTTGTAATGCACCTGAGCACTCTGTACATTTTGATTGTCTTGCACGGCTACTCTAAACCTTAAAACATTGCCCGTACCTACTATTTTGCTTATTGCCTCATGGGTAATTGTTGGAGGTTCAAAATCGGCCTCCTGATATATTTCAAACCAAACATCTGTATCAAACGAGCCAGCAGAGGCATTAGCAAAATTTGCCTCAAAGTAGATATTCGTTGTTTGTGAGCTTGCAGAAAAACCCGGACCCTGATCCTGAACCATTGTATAAAGGTTTGTATAAGCAGTTGACCAATCTGACTCGCCTACATCTTTCAAATATTTCCAACCACCTTCAATTGCAGAAGAAGTGCTTATTTGCATACTTGCCGAAGTAGAAGAAACCCACGCCGCAGCAATATTTGAGTTCGCATTAGCATTTATTAATCCGGCTCTTATTAATCCATCAAGACAAGGAGGGTTATTTGTAAAAAGGTCAACACGCCACTGCGGATATTGAGGAAGTGGAGATATGCCATCGTATGGCTGGTAGAAAAGTTCTACATATTCATTGGCAAGTTTGAAGGTGTCGGTACCCAACGCAGCCGCAAAAGTTATGCCAGGTTGAACAGAATTATCTGAAATCTTTTTTGGAGTGACACTTATACTTACCGCTTGGGCGGCAACAGCCAAACAAAGCGCAAGCAACACCGCCGAAGCGACTGTGGTTGCACCTTTGATAGTTGTACGCATTGCAGAGTTCATTTATTTTTCAAACCTTATATCGTCAAAATAAACTATACCGGCTCTACTACCGCCTGCACCGTCGACACGCCAATTTTCAAAAACCGTCGTAAACTTTTTTATTGTGGTTTTATCAAGACTTGGGAAATAAGTGGGGAAATCAGCATAGTATTCTTTCCAAGATGTTGTAACATTTGTAGGTACAATAGCACGCTCAACTCCTGATGCATCTACAAGTCCTACCTTAAAAGTTTTAGGGTTTTCAGCATCGGAGTTTGCTCTCACCCTAAACCTTAGCGTTGAATACTGTGAAAAATCATGCGGAACTTCTACAGTTCCATCAACACCACCACCGAAAAGTGCGAATGTCCCACAATAGCTACTGCTGGTAAAATAAACCACTTTCCAAGACCGCACAGCGCCAGAAGATGTTGTTGTATCATACGATTCACTGCAAGTAGCGGGATCAGCAGCCCATGCACCATTATTACCACCTAACGCATTTGAACCCCATGCATCCCCAAAGCTGTCAATTCTTACTGCATTAGGAGCGGTTGTGCTAAAAACAATGTTGTCTATATAGAAAGTTGTACCAAAAAGCATT is part of the Endomicrobiales bacterium genome and encodes:
- a CDS encoding OmpA family protein — encoded protein: MKIEKTNFKHFCSACAALLILTLIAATSFAAFQESGWGARPMGLGGAFTAIDEDVDGMLYNPSLLAGLQDPELTFMYGKLYTGLDEVNMGLSYFAFGMPLKNKDNTIGFSWTNFVSADLYDESSFAFNYSRVIGAGFSGGVNLKYLSHKYTLDNRTINDPVFASGNSKGALTLDLGTLYRPEILNENLALGLSLKNITQPDLGLKSKDIVPAELRLGGAYNFTEDILAALDFSYRMQDWGSASDKYNVHLGGEFWFIEHLLALRAGANTTEVAIGFGINPTLNNLDLQLDYGFIMPLLIKESMGTHRISLTLRFLDPNYVAEEKKYVQEVKHQQPKVVVEEEEIASKVEPKPESKIKQVMPETMPQIQSVAPVPVSQVKLTPVVVPEPKAQEPLVIFAEAQKQGMNVKAEGEKIIITENINFESGKSQVLPSEKQKISRVVKLMNNYTDYNVTIMGHTDSSGGVKANLDLSELRAQSVLEQMVSMGISEDRLSSIGMGGSTPIADNTTVEGKAKNRRVEFVLEK
- a CDS encoding gliding motility-associated C-terminal domain-containing protein; protein product: MRTTIKGATTVASAVLLALCLAVAAQAVSISVTPKKISDNSVQPGITFAAALGTDTFKLANEYVELFYQPYDGISPLPQYPQWRVDLFTNNPPCLDGLIRAGLINANANSNIAAAWVSSTSASMQISTSSAIEGGWKYLKDVGESDWSTAYTNLYTMVQDQGPGFSASSQTTNIYFEANFANASAGSFDTDVWFEIYQEADFEPPTITHEAISKIVGTGNVLRFRVAVQDNQNVQSAQVHYKIDSGAWVNVNMSVVSGGTSYSKNFVYTLSQADLLNVSKIYYYITATDGVNTSDWNSKTISNPQEITFTNDIPFLATLDGQLVVPDGNPDDGNTGLDIPVGALSAPVDITITQLDVNSVPQRAFGNIDKDRPFMAFEFSPEGLHFAKPVKLTILYLDVDNDDKVEFPDGTETDMKPEDLKVCWYDGFEWRLVGGVLDKQNHTLSVYIDHFSKYALFAQGAMTAADYRPKEKIITPATVDGINDYAGFDGLSGVDFSIKIYDINGRNIRTINSPDMPRWDGKDEGGSVVESGAYIYQFNADVDGKKKLISGTVIIAK